In Musa acuminata AAA Group cultivar baxijiao chromosome BXJ2-3, Cavendish_Baxijiao_AAA, whole genome shotgun sequence, the following proteins share a genomic window:
- the LOC103979908 gene encoding LEAF RUST 10 DISEASE-RESISTANCE LOCUS RECEPTOR-LIKE PROTEIN KINASE-like 1.2 isoform X1, with translation MQNPTMVRSSYHYRPLPSFPNPNMNSKFPTPPLPISAFFFLLLLFSVPAISHPSNVACGEAISSCGNITNITYPFWLVHDDSTSLRSHCGYRGFELICRNNTPIIHLPTGNYTVTNIDYKTHTISLADTDIVSVREECPRVHHNLTFDPDSVLRYAPSDVNLTFFFDCTDGLPDLHIPCLGSAGGNRSYVFTTETMRDSYHHLPRTCRAVVVVPVLRDVLMAYIADDLPARYGGVLQSGFNLSWPNVTSGDCGSCERSGGRCGLNRTINSTWNFTCFCSDGVKTFHPHCAGILFSHATERVGHQKKAKIKGIIIGVSAATCFFLLLCTCYRFYRHKKKRQFPPSSKSLSQSASLKPSLMDPEMDSALLQTHVFSYAELEEATNKFDASDKLGDGGFCTVYKGKLQDGRTVAVKRLYENNYRRVEQFMNEIQILSRLRHQRLVILYGCTSHQSRELLLVYEFVSNGTLAHHLHGSGASQCILTWPMRLRIAIETADALAYLHAVNPPVIHRDVKTNNILLDSNFHVKVADFGLSRLIPKDVTHISTAPQGTPGYLDPEYHQCFQLTDKSDVYSFGVVLFELITSKPAVDMTRNRSEINLANMAITRIQKGELEQLVDAALGYQSDEVTRKMITMVAEVAFRCLQPDGDMRPPIKEVLEVLQAIESDGNRPEKKEHGVAESRDDAELLKNTEPFSPDSVMNRWTSRSTTPQASE, from the exons ATGCAAAACCCAACAATGGTAAGGTCTTCTTACCACTACCGCCCCCTTCCGTCCTTCCCCAACCCAAACATGAACTCCAAATTCCCCACACCTCCTCTTCCCATCTcagcctttttctttcttctcctccttttctccgTTCCCGCCATCAGCCATCCTTCCAACGTTGCCTGCGGCGAAGCCATATCAAGCTGTGGCAACATCACCAACATCACCTACCCATTCTGGCTCGTCCATGACGACTCCACTTCCCTCCGCTCCCACTGCGGTTACCGAGGCTTCGAGCTGATTTGCCGGAACAACACCCCGATCATCCACCTTCCCACCGGCAACTACACAGTCACCAACATCGACTACAAAACCCATACCATCTCCCTCGCCGATACCGACATCGTCTCCGTCCGTGAAGAGTGCCCTCGAGTGCATCACAACCTCACCTTCGATCCCGACTCAGTTCTGCGCTACGCTCCCTCCGACGTCAACCTCACCTTCTTCTTCGACTGCACCGACGGCCTACCGGATCTCCACATCCCCTGCCTCGGCTCTGCTGGTGGAAACCGGTCCTATGTCTTCACGACCGAAACGATGAGGGATTCTTATCACCATCTTCCTCGGACGTGCCGCGCCGTCGTCGTCGTGCCCGTCCTGCGGGACGTGCTGATGGCTTATATTGCAGACGACTTACCTGCCCGATACGGAGGGGTGTTGCAGAGTGGATTCAATTTGAGCTGGCCAAACGTGACCTCCGGCGACTGCGGCAGCTGCGAGCGCTCCGGCGGGCGGTGTGGGCTCAACCGGACGATTAACTCCACCTGGAATTTCACCTGCTTCTGCTCGGATGGAGTAAAGACATTTCATCCCCATTGTGCAG GGATATTGTTTTCCCATGCTACAGAACGTGTTGGTCATCAGAAGAAAGCAAAGATAAAGGGGATCATAATAG GTGTTTCTGCAGCAACTTGTTTCTTTCTCCTACTTTGCACTTGTTATCGCTTCTACAGGCACAAAAAGAAGCGACAATTCCCCCCATCCTCCAAATCCCTTTCTCAAAGTGCCAGTTTGAAGCCATCCTTGATGGATCCTGAAATGGACAGTGCCCTTTTGCAGACTCATGTCTTCTCGTATGCTGAACTAGAGGAGGCCACCAACAAGTTTGATGCCTCTGATAAACTTGGTGATGGAGGCTTTTGCACTGTTTATAAAG GTAAGCTTCAAGATGGACGTACTGTTGCAGTCAAGCGACTATACGAGAACAACTACAGGCGGGTTGAACAGTTCATGAATGAGATACAGATCCTATCACGCCTCCGTCATCAGAGACTTGTTATCCTCTATGGCTGCACGTCTCACCAAAGTCGGGAGCTCCTTCTCGTGTACGAGTTTGTGTCAAATGGCACTTTGGCGCATCACCTCCATGGTTCCGGGGCAAGTCAATGCATCCTCACATGGCCAATGCGTCTGAGAATTGCCATTGAGACAGCTGATGCACTTGCCTACCTCCATGCAGTCAACCCACCAGTCATACACCGAGATGTCAAAACTAATAACATTTTACTTGATAGCAACTTTCATGTCAAAGTTGCAGATTTTGGGCTTTCACGTCTCATCCCCAAGGATGTCACACATATCTCTACTGCTCCACAGGGCACACCAGGATACTTGGACCCTGAGTACCATCAGTGCTTCCAGCTCACCGACAAGAGTGATGTTTACAGCTTTGGAGTTGTACTATTCGAACTTATAACCTCCAAGCCTGCTGTCGACATGACTCGGAACCGGAGCGAGATCAATTTGGCTAACATGGCAATAACCAGAATCCAGAAAGGCGAACTTGAGCAATTGGTGGACGCTGCCCTAGGGTATCAATCGGATGAGGTTACAAGGAAGATGATCACCATGGTGGCAGAAGTGGCATTCAGGTGTTTGCAACCAGATGGGGACATGAGGCCACCCATAAAGGAGGTCCTCGAGGTGTTGCAAGCAATAGAGAGCGATGGGAACAGACCAGAGAAGAAGGAACATGGTGTTGCTGAGAGTCGAGATGATGCTGAGTTGCTGAAGAATACCGAACCATTCTCTCCTGATTCGGTCATGAACAGGTGGACCAGTAGGTCTACGACACCGCAAGCTAGTGAATGA
- the LOC103979908 gene encoding LEAF RUST 10 DISEASE-RESISTANCE LOCUS RECEPTOR-LIKE PROTEIN KINASE-like 1.2 isoform X2: MQNPTMVRSSYHYRPLPSFPNPNMNSKFPTPPLPISAFFFLLLLFSVPAISHPSNVACGEAISSCGNITNITYPFWLVHDDSTSLRSHCGYRGFELICRNNTPIIHLPTGNYTVTNIDYKTHTISLADTDIVSVREECPRVHHNLTFDPDSVLRYAPSDVNLTFFFDCTDGLPDLHIPCLGSAGGNRSYVFTTETMRDSYHHLPRTCRAVVVVPVLRDVLMAYIADDLPARYGGVLQSGFNLSWPNVTSGDCGSCERSGGRCGLNRTINSTWNFTCFCSDGVKTFHPHCAERVGHQKKAKIKGIIIGVSAATCFFLLLCTCYRFYRHKKKRQFPPSSKSLSQSASLKPSLMDPEMDSALLQTHVFSYAELEEATNKFDASDKLGDGGFCTVYKGKLQDGRTVAVKRLYENNYRRVEQFMNEIQILSRLRHQRLVILYGCTSHQSRELLLVYEFVSNGTLAHHLHGSGASQCILTWPMRLRIAIETADALAYLHAVNPPVIHRDVKTNNILLDSNFHVKVADFGLSRLIPKDVTHISTAPQGTPGYLDPEYHQCFQLTDKSDVYSFGVVLFELITSKPAVDMTRNRSEINLANMAITRIQKGELEQLVDAALGYQSDEVTRKMITMVAEVAFRCLQPDGDMRPPIKEVLEVLQAIESDGNRPEKKEHGVAESRDDAELLKNTEPFSPDSVMNRWTSRSTTPQASE, translated from the exons ATGCAAAACCCAACAATGGTAAGGTCTTCTTACCACTACCGCCCCCTTCCGTCCTTCCCCAACCCAAACATGAACTCCAAATTCCCCACACCTCCTCTTCCCATCTcagcctttttctttcttctcctccttttctccgTTCCCGCCATCAGCCATCCTTCCAACGTTGCCTGCGGCGAAGCCATATCAAGCTGTGGCAACATCACCAACATCACCTACCCATTCTGGCTCGTCCATGACGACTCCACTTCCCTCCGCTCCCACTGCGGTTACCGAGGCTTCGAGCTGATTTGCCGGAACAACACCCCGATCATCCACCTTCCCACCGGCAACTACACAGTCACCAACATCGACTACAAAACCCATACCATCTCCCTCGCCGATACCGACATCGTCTCCGTCCGTGAAGAGTGCCCTCGAGTGCATCACAACCTCACCTTCGATCCCGACTCAGTTCTGCGCTACGCTCCCTCCGACGTCAACCTCACCTTCTTCTTCGACTGCACCGACGGCCTACCGGATCTCCACATCCCCTGCCTCGGCTCTGCTGGTGGAAACCGGTCCTATGTCTTCACGACCGAAACGATGAGGGATTCTTATCACCATCTTCCTCGGACGTGCCGCGCCGTCGTCGTCGTGCCCGTCCTGCGGGACGTGCTGATGGCTTATATTGCAGACGACTTACCTGCCCGATACGGAGGGGTGTTGCAGAGTGGATTCAATTTGAGCTGGCCAAACGTGACCTCCGGCGACTGCGGCAGCTGCGAGCGCTCCGGCGGGCGGTGTGGGCTCAACCGGACGATTAACTCCACCTGGAATTTCACCTGCTTCTGCTCGGATGGAGTAAAGACATTTCATCCCCATTGTGCAG AACGTGTTGGTCATCAGAAGAAAGCAAAGATAAAGGGGATCATAATAG GTGTTTCTGCAGCAACTTGTTTCTTTCTCCTACTTTGCACTTGTTATCGCTTCTACAGGCACAAAAAGAAGCGACAATTCCCCCCATCCTCCAAATCCCTTTCTCAAAGTGCCAGTTTGAAGCCATCCTTGATGGATCCTGAAATGGACAGTGCCCTTTTGCAGACTCATGTCTTCTCGTATGCTGAACTAGAGGAGGCCACCAACAAGTTTGATGCCTCTGATAAACTTGGTGATGGAGGCTTTTGCACTGTTTATAAAG GTAAGCTTCAAGATGGACGTACTGTTGCAGTCAAGCGACTATACGAGAACAACTACAGGCGGGTTGAACAGTTCATGAATGAGATACAGATCCTATCACGCCTCCGTCATCAGAGACTTGTTATCCTCTATGGCTGCACGTCTCACCAAAGTCGGGAGCTCCTTCTCGTGTACGAGTTTGTGTCAAATGGCACTTTGGCGCATCACCTCCATGGTTCCGGGGCAAGTCAATGCATCCTCACATGGCCAATGCGTCTGAGAATTGCCATTGAGACAGCTGATGCACTTGCCTACCTCCATGCAGTCAACCCACCAGTCATACACCGAGATGTCAAAACTAATAACATTTTACTTGATAGCAACTTTCATGTCAAAGTTGCAGATTTTGGGCTTTCACGTCTCATCCCCAAGGATGTCACACATATCTCTACTGCTCCACAGGGCACACCAGGATACTTGGACCCTGAGTACCATCAGTGCTTCCAGCTCACCGACAAGAGTGATGTTTACAGCTTTGGAGTTGTACTATTCGAACTTATAACCTCCAAGCCTGCTGTCGACATGACTCGGAACCGGAGCGAGATCAATTTGGCTAACATGGCAATAACCAGAATCCAGAAAGGCGAACTTGAGCAATTGGTGGACGCTGCCCTAGGGTATCAATCGGATGAGGTTACAAGGAAGATGATCACCATGGTGGCAGAAGTGGCATTCAGGTGTTTGCAACCAGATGGGGACATGAGGCCACCCATAAAGGAGGTCCTCGAGGTGTTGCAAGCAATAGAGAGCGATGGGAACAGACCAGAGAAGAAGGAACATGGTGTTGCTGAGAGTCGAGATGATGCTGAGTTGCTGAAGAATACCGAACCATTCTCTCCTGATTCGGTCATGAACAGGTGGACCAGTAGGTCTACGACACCGCAAGCTAGTGAATGA
- the LOC103979908 gene encoding LEAF RUST 10 DISEASE-RESISTANCE LOCUS RECEPTOR-LIKE PROTEIN KINASE-like 1.2 isoform X4: MRLKESLCVFSLLLMLVGKKAARVSAVAPTMADCEPRSCGNGVNVSYPFWLRGQQPSYCGFPLFMIICGNGSYSPVLEILGHKFYALNIFYDNQSVLLTAVEFFDDSCPLPYENFGFDSSIYPFSISSLNRNVYFLLNCSNELWGYESIACARNLAYFGGEYNMSTRLDLASLGCVLDIVPVVEYFNASNGDAAALLRRGWLLDWASPDCTECTAGGGRCGFNDTMGRFMCICPDGVRSSSCKRVGHQKKAKIKGIIIGVSAATCFFLLLCTCYRFYRHKKKRQFPPSSKSLSQSASLKPSLMDPEMDSALLQTHVFSYAELEEATNKFDASDKLGDGGFCTVYKGKLQDGRTVAVKRLYENNYRRVEQFMNEIQILSRLRHQRLVILYGCTSHQSRELLLVYEFVSNGTLAHHLHGSGASQCILTWPMRLRIAIETADALAYLHAVNPPVIHRDVKTNNILLDSNFHVKVADFGLSRLIPKDVTHISTAPQGTPGYLDPEYHQCFQLTDKSDVYSFGVVLFELITSKPAVDMTRNRSEINLANMAITRIQKGELEQLVDAALGYQSDEVTRKMITMVAEVAFRCLQPDGDMRPPIKEVLEVLQAIESDGNRPEKKEHGVAESRDDAELLKNTEPFSPDSVMNRWTSRSTTPQASE, encoded by the exons ATGAGACTTAAAGAATCCCTCTGCGTCTTCTCTTTGCTGCTCATGTTGGTGGGAAAGAAGGCGGCCCGGGTCTCGGCCGTGGCCCCAACAATGGCGGACTGTGAGCCGAGGAGCTGCGGGAATGGGGTGAACGTGAGCTACCCGTTCTGGCTCAGAGGGCAGCAACCATCCTACTGCGGCTTCCCTCTTTTCATGATCATCTGCGGGAATGGCAGCTACAGCCCCGTTCTTGAGATCCTCGGCCACAAGTTTTACGCCCTAAACATCTTCTACGACAACCAGTCGGTCCTCCTCACCGCCGTCGAGTTCTTTGATGATTCGTGCCCCTTGCCCTATGAAAATTTTGGTTTCGACTCTAGCATCTATCCTTTTAGCATCAGCTCCCTTAACAGGAACGTCTACTTCCTCCTCAATTGCTCGAATGAACTCTGGGGATATGAAAGCATAGCTTGTGCTCGAAATTTGGCCTACTTCGGCGGCGAGTACAACATGTCGACCCGACTAGACTTGGCTAGCCTTGGTTGTGTGCTTGATATCGTGCCGGTAGTGGAGTATTTCAATGCGAGCAACGGTGACGCTGCTGCGCTTCTGAGGAGAGGGTGGTTGTTGGATTGGGCTTCACCGGATTGTACTGAGTGCACGGCTGGCGGCGGCAGATGCGGCTTCAATGATACGATGGGGAGATTCATGTGCATCTGCCCTGATGGAGTTCGCTCCAGTAGCTGCA AACGTGTTGGTCATCAGAAGAAAGCAAAGATAAAGGGGATCATAATAG GTGTTTCTGCAGCAACTTGTTTCTTTCTCCTACTTTGCACTTGTTATCGCTTCTACAGGCACAAAAAGAAGCGACAATTCCCCCCATCCTCCAAATCCCTTTCTCAAAGTGCCAGTTTGAAGCCATCCTTGATGGATCCTGAAATGGACAGTGCCCTTTTGCAGACTCATGTCTTCTCGTATGCTGAACTAGAGGAGGCCACCAACAAGTTTGATGCCTCTGATAAACTTGGTGATGGAGGCTTTTGCACTGTTTATAAAG GTAAGCTTCAAGATGGACGTACTGTTGCAGTCAAGCGACTATACGAGAACAACTACAGGCGGGTTGAACAGTTCATGAATGAGATACAGATCCTATCACGCCTCCGTCATCAGAGACTTGTTATCCTCTATGGCTGCACGTCTCACCAAAGTCGGGAGCTCCTTCTCGTGTACGAGTTTGTGTCAAATGGCACTTTGGCGCATCACCTCCATGGTTCCGGGGCAAGTCAATGCATCCTCACATGGCCAATGCGTCTGAGAATTGCCATTGAGACAGCTGATGCACTTGCCTACCTCCATGCAGTCAACCCACCAGTCATACACCGAGATGTCAAAACTAATAACATTTTACTTGATAGCAACTTTCATGTCAAAGTTGCAGATTTTGGGCTTTCACGTCTCATCCCCAAGGATGTCACACATATCTCTACTGCTCCACAGGGCACACCAGGATACTTGGACCCTGAGTACCATCAGTGCTTCCAGCTCACCGACAAGAGTGATGTTTACAGCTTTGGAGTTGTACTATTCGAACTTATAACCTCCAAGCCTGCTGTCGACATGACTCGGAACCGGAGCGAGATCAATTTGGCTAACATGGCAATAACCAGAATCCAGAAAGGCGAACTTGAGCAATTGGTGGACGCTGCCCTAGGGTATCAATCGGATGAGGTTACAAGGAAGATGATCACCATGGTGGCAGAAGTGGCATTCAGGTGTTTGCAACCAGATGGGGACATGAGGCCACCCATAAAGGAGGTCCTCGAGGTGTTGCAAGCAATAGAGAGCGATGGGAACAGACCAGAGAAGAAGGAACATGGTGTTGCTGAGAGTCGAGATGATGCTGAGTTGCTGAAGAATACCGAACCATTCTCTCCTGATTCGGTCATGAACAGGTGGACCAGTAGGTCTACGACACCGCAAGCTAGTGAATGA
- the LOC103979908 gene encoding LEAF RUST 10 DISEASE-RESISTANCE LOCUS RECEPTOR-LIKE PROTEIN KINASE-like 1.2 isoform X3 — MSPPPLASSDLCGKSQMHPGLGSPIPSILLLLALSSTPPSSSESYYRYADCAPYTYSCGGTKINISYPFRVDGRADYCGYPGYYVSCSKNNTSMTIEIDGKGYVVKDIDYLNRLITVVDPPFVNQSCPQPYQNTSLDFSMYSYSDRDVNVTVFVNCTALSPPILDVPDMGCAPGGARGRHGYYQLTGKTHIEILGNCSSMVVVPIHQSAAVEIENGKLRFSDAVKRGFSLRWEAGEGWCRDCVESGGRCGFAGLSPESHTCFCPHNSTVGTCYPSNKERVGHQKKAKIKGIIIGVSAATCFFLLLCTCYRFYRHKKKRQFPPSSKSLSQSASLKPSLMDPEMDSALLQTHVFSYAELEEATNKFDASDKLGDGGFCTVYKGKLQDGRTVAVKRLYENNYRRVEQFMNEIQILSRLRHQRLVILYGCTSHQSRELLLVYEFVSNGTLAHHLHGSGASQCILTWPMRLRIAIETADALAYLHAVNPPVIHRDVKTNNILLDSNFHVKVADFGLSRLIPKDVTHISTAPQGTPGYLDPEYHQCFQLTDKSDVYSFGVVLFELITSKPAVDMTRNRSEINLANMAITRIQKGELEQLVDAALGYQSDEVTRKMITMVAEVAFRCLQPDGDMRPPIKEVLEVLQAIESDGNRPEKKEHGVAESRDDAELLKNTEPFSPDSVMNRWTSRSTTPQASE; from the exons ATGTCTCCACCTCCTCTTGCTTCCTCCGATCTCTGTGGCAAGAGCCAAATGCATCCAGGCTTAGGATCTCCTATTCCATCTATCCTTTTACTCCTCGCCCTGTCATCGACTCCACCTTCTTCCTCGGAGAGCTACTATCGGTATGCGGATTGTGCTCCCTACACATACTCTTGCGGAGGCACTAAGATCAACATCAGCTACCCGTTTCGCGTCGACGGACGTGCCGACTACTGTGGCTACCCGGGATACTATGTCTCTTGCAGCAAGAACAATACTTCCATGACGATCGAGATCGACGGCAAGGGATACGTCGTCAAGGATATAGATTACTTGAACCGCCTCATTACCGTCGTCGACCCACCCTTCGTCAACCAGTCGTGCCCTCAGCCGTACCAAAACACCAGCCTCGACTTCTCGATGTACAGCTACAGCGACCGGGACGTGAACGTCACGGTGTTCGTCAACTGCACCGCCCTCTCACCTCCGATTCTCGACGTGCCTGACATGGGTTGCGCACCGGGCGGCGCCAGGGGTCGTCACGGGTATTACCAGCTTACCGGTAAGACCCACATAGAGATCCTTGGAAACTGCAGCTCGATGGTAGTGGTGCCCATACACCAATCAGCGGCGGTCGAGATCGAGAACGGGAAGCTGAGGTTTAGCGACGCAGTGAAGAGGGGGTTCTCGCTACGTTGGGAGGCAGGGGAGGGGTGGTGTCGTGACTGCGTCGAGTCAGGTGGGCGCTGCGGGTTTGCCGGGCTCTCTCCGGAGAGCCACACCTGCTTCTGCCCACATAATTCAACCGTTGGAACATGTTATCCTTCTAATAAAG AACGTGTTGGTCATCAGAAGAAAGCAAAGATAAAGGGGATCATAATAG GTGTTTCTGCAGCAACTTGTTTCTTTCTCCTACTTTGCACTTGTTATCGCTTCTACAGGCACAAAAAGAAGCGACAATTCCCCCCATCCTCCAAATCCCTTTCTCAAAGTGCCAGTTTGAAGCCATCCTTGATGGATCCTGAAATGGACAGTGCCCTTTTGCAGACTCATGTCTTCTCGTATGCTGAACTAGAGGAGGCCACCAACAAGTTTGATGCCTCTGATAAACTTGGTGATGGAGGCTTTTGCACTGTTTATAAAG GTAAGCTTCAAGATGGACGTACTGTTGCAGTCAAGCGACTATACGAGAACAACTACAGGCGGGTTGAACAGTTCATGAATGAGATACAGATCCTATCACGCCTCCGTCATCAGAGACTTGTTATCCTCTATGGCTGCACGTCTCACCAAAGTCGGGAGCTCCTTCTCGTGTACGAGTTTGTGTCAAATGGCACTTTGGCGCATCACCTCCATGGTTCCGGGGCAAGTCAATGCATCCTCACATGGCCAATGCGTCTGAGAATTGCCATTGAGACAGCTGATGCACTTGCCTACCTCCATGCAGTCAACCCACCAGTCATACACCGAGATGTCAAAACTAATAACATTTTACTTGATAGCAACTTTCATGTCAAAGTTGCAGATTTTGGGCTTTCACGTCTCATCCCCAAGGATGTCACACATATCTCTACTGCTCCACAGGGCACACCAGGATACTTGGACCCTGAGTACCATCAGTGCTTCCAGCTCACCGACAAGAGTGATGTTTACAGCTTTGGAGTTGTACTATTCGAACTTATAACCTCCAAGCCTGCTGTCGACATGACTCGGAACCGGAGCGAGATCAATTTGGCTAACATGGCAATAACCAGAATCCAGAAAGGCGAACTTGAGCAATTGGTGGACGCTGCCCTAGGGTATCAATCGGATGAGGTTACAAGGAAGATGATCACCATGGTGGCAGAAGTGGCATTCAGGTGTTTGCAACCAGATGGGGACATGAGGCCACCCATAAAGGAGGTCCTCGAGGTGTTGCAAGCAATAGAGAGCGATGGGAACAGACCAGAGAAGAAGGAACATGGTGTTGCTGAGAGTCGAGATGATGCTGAGTTGCTGAAGAATACCGAACCATTCTCTCCTGATTCGGTCATGAACAGGTGGACCAGTAGGTCTACGACACCGCAAGCTAGTGAATGA